The stretch of DNA TGCTTGGAGGTCAACGTCAACCGGTCTCGAATTTCCGGCGTCACGCGACCAATTCTAATACTGTTCAATAGAGCGATAAACTCCGGATCCTTCTGTCGATGAACAACGGTTAGTTCGTACATGCTTTGTACACATTCCTTCCAGGCCTTGGTTTGGAAGCAAAAGCGGACACCTTTATCGTTGTCCTGTGAATTCACCCCACGAGCGAATCTATCGATCTTCACAACTGGAGGTAACTGAAAGAAGTCACCGCATAGGATCAGCTGGATTCCCCCGAATGGTTTATCCGATTTTCGGACGTATCTGGCCACAGCCTCAATTTTCTGAAACGAATCATATGATTCCGATGATGTTCACATACTTATAAGTAACCAATCATACCTCAAAATAATCTCCATCCACCATAGAAATTTCGTCAATAATCAGTCGCTTACATTTTCGCCAAATTTGGCTGGAATTGGGCCGCGCGGCCATCTCGTAGCAACGCTGCAATTCAGCTTCTCCACCTCCGATGCCGGCAAACGAATGTAAAGTTGTACCACCAATCAAACAAGCTGCCACTCCCGTGGAGGCTGTTGCAACGGTTCCGTCCGGCGGAAGTGTCGAAATTATTTTCCGCAGCAAATAGCTTTTCCCGGTCCCAGCGGATCCGGTGAAGAACACGCTCCTGCCCGACTTGCATGCATTCAGGACCATCTTTTGTTCTTCGTTCAACACCTCCGGCTCCAAACTGGCAGAGGGCGCATATAGCTTCTTCGGTGGTGGCCGATCCGCTTCCCCGGACAAACGCTTGCGCTTCTGCGGTGGGGATGGTGTCGTTACGGAGCCGGACCCAATTGCTAGTTTTCTAGCGCGCGCCAACTCGGCATTAGTGATTGGACTGACGTCATCGAATTGATTGGCCTTGCCCGAGAGCAAATGGGCACGTGTTTTCTTTAGCATTTCCTGCTTCGATTCCGCATTCGATGACTGTCCGGTAACTTTCACAAAAATCACCTTCAAGAACTGAACCAGCAGTCCCGGGGGCGCATTGGACAGAAACATAGTGCATTTTTCCTCGTTGAAACGGATTGAAGCCTTTCCCTCGGCCATGAATTTAGAGTGGACATTGATTCCTTCGAATTTGGATGGAaaagtttttcatttatttaattgctatttttcatgtttatgattggattttgtttttgattagatattgattgaatttgttgCCTATCAAACTGGATGTGTGTTTTATGAGGACTTCATTGGTCTTCGCAATTTCACATAAGAGAAATTGAAAAGTGCTAAACAGCAAGATTTATATCATtgttataaaaatttgaatagagTAAGATAGTATactaaaattaattgaattataTTCGGTTTATAAAAATCAACAAACGAAACAAAGGTTTTATAAAAcctctcacataaaaaaaatcgtatggTTACAATAAAAGAGCAAACGTAATACagagaaacttcgatataacgtaccctcgatataacgtacacattatcaaagtccaaaaaaataatttttctgaatattttttttctgaaagaataaattatctgtattttgatactaaagcttgtgttgtagctttaaccaatcccgaaatacaactgttttgagattacggattctaaatgaatgaaacttcaatcaacagaacgaagtgaaacatcatgagaaaagttggcttcgtctctaattgaatttattcatcaaccttactcaaacagcaacacaataaagtaatataagctatgttTCAGTGTTCTTTATTAtgattcgatataacgtacaattttgaaagtaaaatgtacgttatatcgaagttaccctgtataagtttgaaaaaaaaatccaagtagGCCGCTTTATGCTTGCAGAGTATTTCTGATTGGATTTtaaatcattaaaattaatacaaTTCATTTGAGACCGAAAATAAAACTTACTTAAAAACTTACAATTTGTGACCTACTTCAGAGCACTGACTCAACAACGTACCTTTTAACTTCAGTTTGATTGGTTGTGCTTTCTCGCCCGCAATCTCCAGAAACAACTCCTGTAATGTATTCCGAACCAATCGGAGCGTCGCCTGCTTGTAGGAAACCTTTTTGATTGTCGTTCCCGTGGCGTTCAGCCACTCAACGGTTGTCACGCAGGTTAGGCTGGCATCGTTTGGATCCATTTGCgtccaattgaaaaaaaaacaacttcacTGACCAGAAACACAAACTGTTGGAATTTAGGAGCGTCGCAGTGTTCTATTTAGGAAAATAGAAACTATTCACAGGAATATTTCCGCAAAAAATTACGGAAAACACGAATTAACGACCACAATCCATTGAAGCGAcgtgtgaaataaaaatatgaaatagaCGTTTTGCTAACCCGCGCCAATATATACTTCCCGTGACTAAAAATAACACCCAACTTTAGTTAGGGATGCCGAACAATCTCTGGTTTATTGTGAAATTGCCTTTCAATTGTCGTCAATTACAGTAAGTTAGGTCTAATTCGACATATAGCTAATTGGACAGGGCTAggtgcgacacgtttaattggacacccagcaaacattaaatcgcataacaagcgtatatataacatcatatgccctaaaatttggttggcatataatgcgcttAACtgacatatgcatgcaaaagtggaggccatatgcatacatggcaaatgcttaccgaatttgtttggatgaatatgcaactttgaccggctataatagcgacttttgccatattcatatacgatttattacagacatagaaaaaaaacaaatggcgcaaaatattttcgtgaaatgtttattatagcctgacgaatcgccatttttatatatgagtatttatgtttgtagaaataataattgtttgattgaattgtgttgggagtggaatatgaatgtttgaaattgcacagattgatgtttggtgaaaactgctccgatgtgggttcgaactccggtcgtctggattatcatccaccagctatctcgcgcggctatctgaaatttaattcaacagcggttaaaactttcgagtgcatcagcatttcattgacatttcaatatgatttaATAtgtttattaggatctaatatgattcactgtttcatgattttcttcagcatgcaacacgattcactacagtactgaatcgatttaaattatacgcttatacgacacacaaactgaatcagcgtaatatacgcatatgatgcggattaaatatattttacgacaatgtacatcataaaattgatgtttattatatcgaattgcgacttaagccgggttcagacggtgcgagtaagcatacgagtcgatctagtcagttactgcagtgcagctactcacaccgtgtgaacacatcatgccagttagtgtcatgtgtgattcggcgtgcgagctacttcaaagttttttgaatttactcgcactcgcatccctcaaaacgtcaaaaaacagaatttagcgttcgaatcagggatgccaaatgtaaacaaatgtctctatttttaagatatttgaaaatatgcgaagatatttatagacttgaaaaatattggaaaaacaaataaaaccctaatagtttctaaacggaatcgttgttattttgtttggcacactggcggggcacgttttcttattgagacagttttattgggaatctaaatataaaatcatcatcgggcacaattttcattcaaaattcactcacaacttgcaaaaaaaagtattgttctaagaaacagaatacatattcgatttgaaaaaaagtatattttcattcattattttagtttttgagacgtatttattcctccggcgaatctactatcattttcatttcacaaattggtacacgaagctgctgtcaacgcgaagtaaatcaaattttgaaaaatcttttagactgccatttgtagcaccacatactttcggaattaattaagctatggatgctttcgaggttctaaaaaatagcgacaataatctgatatatattccatattccagaagaaaggcacatcatttctagtttcactcatgagtgtatattggcgttgtatttgtggagcaattaaatccaacagttttt from Toxorhynchites rutilus septentrionalis strain SRP chromosome 3, ASM2978413v1, whole genome shotgun sequence encodes:
- the LOC129777186 gene encoding ATP-dependent DNA helicase PIF1, translated to MDPNDASLTCVTTVEWLNATGTTIKKVSYKQATLRLVRNTLQELFLEIAGEKAQPIKLKLKGINVHSKFMAEGKASIRFNEEKCTMFLSNAPPGLLVQFLKVIFVKVTGQSSNAESKQEMLKKTRAHLLSGKANQFDDVSPITNAELARARKLAIGSGSVTTPSPPQKRKRLSGEADRPPPKKLYAPSASLEPEVLNEEQKMVLNACKSGRSVFFTGSAGTGKSYLLRKIISTLPPDGTVATASTGVAACLIGGTTLHSFAGIGGGEAELQRCYEMAARPNSSQIWRKCKRLIIDEISMVDGDYFEKIEAVARYVRKSDKPFGGIQLILCGDFFQLPPVVKIDRFARGVNSQDNDKGVRFCFQTKAWKECVQSMYELTVVHRQKDPEFIALLNSIRIGRVTPEIRDRLTLTSKQKIETEGILATQLCSHTNDADVINQSKLNNLTGEENTFYATDSDIHATKVLDKQVQAPGKLVLKTGAQVMLLKNLNIAEGLVNGARGVVINYVQGYPLVKFKKRELLVKPETWAIKSAGGVIWTRSQLPLKLAWAFSIHKSQGLTLDCVEMSLSKVFEAGQAYVALSRAQSLDSVRILDFDGKQVWANPKVLEFYRDLRRQIRDRDAMAPVAVRKTAGGMKKSLSAMGLTKSMMSKPLVTIN